The genomic DNA GCCCCACAGGCATGCTCGGCGTGCTGAGCTCGACGTTCGCACGCCATGGCGTCCCCGCCCTCTCCGCGTGGGTGTCAGTCCCCCACTATGTGAGCCAGTCCCCCTCCCCGAAGGCGCAGCTGGCGCTTGTCGGCGCGCTGGAGGAGATCTTCGGCGTCGTCCTCCAGGACGCCCAGCTCGTCGACGAGGCTGAGGCGTGGGAGCGCAACGTCGAGGAGCTCGCCGAGAACGACGAGGACATCCGCGAGTACGTCCGCCGCCTCGAGCGCACCGTCGACGCCGCCGTCGAGGCCTCCGCCTCGCTCCCCGAGGTCTCGGGGGACGTCATCGCGGAGGAGATCGAGACGTTCCTGCGCTCCTACGGCTCAGGAGAGGACGACGACGGGGCCGCCCGGACCTAGAGCCGGATGCCGAGAAGCGCGTCGAGCGCGTCCCGGATGCCCTGCGATCCCTCGTCCTGCTGCGTCGGGACATGCCGCGTCAGGGCGGCGTCCACCGCGACGAGCGCGGCCGGGGCATCCAAGTCGTTGGCCAGCGCGGCCCGAATCTCCGCGATGAGCCGCTCGGCCTCCGCGGCCGTCCACGCCGTGCCGGTGAATGCCTCGCGCCAGCGCGCCAAGCGGGTCTTTGCCGCCGCCAGGACGTCGTCGCTCCAGAACCAATCCTCCCGGTAGCGCTGGGAGAGAAGCGCGAGCCGGATCGCGGCGGGGTCCGTCCCCTCGCGGCGCAGCACGCTGACGAAGACGAGGTTCCCGCGGGACTTGCTCATCTTCTCCCCGTCGAGGCCCACCATGGCCGCGTGCGCGTAATGGCGCGCCAGCGGAACGCCGTCGGCCGCATACGCGTGAGCCGCGGACATCTCGTGGTGGGGGAAGGTGAGGTCGCTGCCGCCGGCCTGGACCGTGAAGGGGGCCGGGAGGAGTCGGCGGGCGATGACGCAGCACTCGATGTGCCAGCCGGGGCGGCCCTCCCCGAGGGAGGCCCCGTCCCAGGCGGGCTCTCCGGGGCGGGCCACGCGCCAGAGCAGCGGGTCGAGGGGTCCGCGCTTGCCCGGGCGCTCGGGGTCTCCCCCTCGCTCGGCGGAGAGGCGGAGCATGTCCTCACGGGAGTAGCCGCTCACCTGGCCGAGCACCCATGCGCCGGCCTCGGTGTGCGGCTGGATGCGCTGAGCGGCCTCGATGTCGAAGTAGACGTCCCCGTCGGGCTCGCCGTCGTGGCCGGGCACCGTATAGGCGACGCCCTCGGCGACGAGGTGCTCGACGCCCTCGACGATGAGCGGGACGGACTCGACCGCGCCGACGTAGTGCTGCGGCGCGACGACGTTGAGCGCCTCCATGTCCTCGCGGAACAGGTCAGTCTGCTCTCGGGCGAGCTCGCGCCAGTCGGCACCGGTGGCGTTGGCGCGCTCGAGGAGGGGGTCGTCGACGTCCGTCACGTTCTGCACGTATGTCACGTCGTGACCCGCGTCGCGCCACTGGCGGACGAGGAGGTCGAACGCCACGTAGGTCGCAGCGTGGCCCATGTGGGTCGCGTCGTAGGGCGTGATGCCGCAGACATAGAGACTTGCCTTGCCGTTCGTCTCAGGCTCGACGAGCCTCTGCTGCGCCGTGTCCCACAGGGTGAGGCGCGGAGGACGCCCGGCGACGCGCGGGATCGGGGCGGTGGACCATGCTCGCATGCGGCGGGCCTTTCGTGTCAGGAGGCGGGGCGGGCAGTGCGTGCCGCGCCCTGCAAGGACAGGGGTGGAGCGTCAGGCGCTGATGACGCCCGTGCCCAGAAGGATGTAGACGACGACGCCGAGCCCGATGCGGTACCAGACGAACGGCCGGAAGCTGTTGTGGGAAATGTATCGCAGGAACCACGCGATGATCGCGTAGCCGACGCCGAAGGCGATGACCGTGGCGAGGGCCGTCTGCGGCATGGTGTAGACGGTCGGCGAGGTGGACTTCAGGGCGCCGTAGAGCTCGTAGAGGCCCGAGGCGAAGACCGCCGGCATGGCCAGGAGGAACGAGTAGCGGGCAGCCGCCTCGCGGGTGTACCCCATGAGGAGGCCCGCGGTGATCGTGCCGCCGGACCGCGAGACGCCCGGGATGAGGGCAAGGGCCTGGGCGAATCCGTAGATGAGGCCGTGAGGAACGGTGAGGTCCTCGAGCTTGCGGACCTGGCGGCCGACGGCGTCGGCGACGCCGAGGATGACGCCGAAGACGATGAGCGTCGTGCCGACGATCCACAGGCTGCGGAAGCTCGTCTCGATCGCGTCCTTGAGCAGGAGGCCGAAGACGACGATCGGGATGCTGCCGACGATGATGAGCCAGCCCATCCGGGCGTCCTGGTCGTTGCGCGGCACGCGGCCCGTGAGGGAGCCGAACCAGCGCGAGATGATCCGGACGAAGTCCTTCCAGAAGTAGATCAGCACCGCCAGCTCAGTGCCGAGCTGGGTGATGGCAGTGAACGCGGCCCCAGGGTCCTTGCCGTCGGGCAGGAGCTCACCGACGATCCGCAGGTGGGCGCTCGAGGAGACGGGGAGGAACTCGGTCAGGCCCTGAACCAGGCCAAGAATGATCGCTTCAATCCAATGCACGTGTCCACTCTAGACCCCGCGCCCGGGCTCCTTGAGGCGGCCTGTCAGTCCTCGTCGTCGACGAGGTCCATGGGCAGGGCCTCCCCGAACTCCTCGTCGAGGGCGTCGGCATAGTCCGCGAAGGCGTCGCCGACGCGGTCATAGAGCGCCTCAACGGCGAAGTCCCCGTCTCCACGCGACTCGCGCAGGGCGGCGAGGTGCTCCCTCATGAGCGAGACGAGGTCCTCGAGTGACTGTTCCGGTGTGTGGCTCATGGCACACATCCTACCCGCGCGGGACGCGGCGTGCGCTTACTGCGCTGAGAGCAGACGGTGGAGGACCTTCGTGCCGAACACGAGGGAGTCGACCGGGACCCGCTCGTCCACGCCGTGGAACATCGACGTGAAGTTGAGCTCCTTGGGCAGACGCAGCGGGGCGAAGCCGTAGCCCGTGATCCCGAGGCGGCTCAGTGCCTTGTTGTCCGTGCCGCCTGACAGGGTGTACGGCAGGACTGGTGCTCCGGGGTCCTCCGCGCCGAGCGCCGCGATCATGCCGTCCACGAGGTCCCCGTTGAAGGCGGTCTCGAGGGAAGGTCCGATGCTGATCGGCTCGACATCCACGTGCTCTCCCGCGAGCTCCTTGATGATGCGCATGACCTCGTCGTGCTTGCCGGGGAGAGTGCGTACGTCGATGTGCGCCTCGGCGGTGCCGGGGATGACGTTGGTCTTGTAGCCGCTCTTCAGGAGGGAGGGGTTCGAGGTGTTCTGGAACGTCGCCCCGACGAAGAGGGCCACGCTGCCGAGCTGCTCCAGGAACGCCCGGGGATCGGACTCGTCGAAGTCCACGCCGGTCATGTCCTCCACGATGGAGACGAACTGCTCCGTGGTCTTGGTGAACTCGACAGGCCACGTGTGGCGTCCGATGGCTGCCACGGCCTCGGCGAGCCGGGTGACCGCATTGTCCGTGTTGATCTGCGAGCCGTGGCCCGCGCGGCCGTGCGCGATGAGCCGCAGCCAGGCAAGACCCTTCTCCGCCGTCTGGAGGTAGTAGACGCGCTGGCCAGCGATCTCACCGGAGAATCCGCCGACCTCGCTGATGGCCTCGCTGGCGCCCTCGAAGAGTTCGGGCCGGTTGTCCACCGCCCAGTTCGAGCCGTATGTGCCGTTGGCCTCCTCGTCCGCGAACATCGCGAAGATGAGATCGCGCTCCGGGCGAACCTTGTTGCGCTGCATGGACTCCATCGTG from Falsarthrobacter nasiphocae includes the following:
- a CDS encoding undecaprenyl-diphosphate phosphatase; its protein translation is MHWIEAIILGLVQGLTEFLPVSSSAHLRIVGELLPDGKDPGAAFTAITQLGTELAVLIYFWKDFVRIISRWFGSLTGRVPRNDQDARMGWLIIVGSIPIVVFGLLLKDAIETSFRSLWIVGTTLIVFGVILGVADAVGRQVRKLEDLTVPHGLIYGFAQALALIPGVSRSGGTITAGLLMGYTREAAARYSFLLAMPAVFASGLYELYGALKSTSPTVYTMPQTALATVIAFGVGYAIIAWFLRYISHNSFRPFVWYRIGLGVVVYILLGTGVISA
- the mshC gene encoding cysteine--1-D-myo-inosityl 2-amino-2-deoxy-alpha-D-glucopyranoside ligase gives rise to the protein MRAWSTAPIPRVAGRPPRLTLWDTAQQRLVEPETNGKASLYVCGITPYDATHMGHAATYVAFDLLVRQWRDAGHDVTYVQNVTDVDDPLLERANATGADWRELAREQTDLFREDMEALNVVAPQHYVGAVESVPLIVEGVEHLVAEGVAYTVPGHDGEPDGDVYFDIEAAQRIQPHTEAGAWVLGQVSGYSREDMLRLSAERGGDPERPGKRGPLDPLLWRVARPGEPAWDGASLGEGRPGWHIECCVIARRLLPAPFTVQAGGSDLTFPHHEMSAAHAYAADGVPLARHYAHAAMVGLDGEKMSKSRGNLVFVSVLRREGTDPAAIRLALLSQRYREDWFWSDDVLAAAKTRLARWREAFTGTAWTAAEAERLIAEIRAALANDLDAPAALVAVDAALTRHVPTQQDEGSQGIRDALDALLGIRL
- a CDS encoding M20/M25/M40 family metallo-hydrolase produces the protein MPNADATDTADLTGYGSLPDDQALSDVIDMCRDLIRIDTSNYGDNAGPGEREAAEYVAARMSAAGLEPDLFESAPGRASVVARMKGTNPDKPALVVHGHLDVVPAQAEDWSVDPFAAEVKDGLIWGRGAVDMKDMDAMILATMESMQRNKVRPERDLIFAMFADEEANGTYGSNWAVDNRPELFEGASEAISEVGGFSGEIAGQRVYYLQTAEKGLAWLRLIAHGRAGHGSQINTDNAVTRLAEAVAAIGRHTWPVEFTKTTEQFVSIVEDMTGVDFDESDPRAFLEQLGSVALFVGATFQNTSNPSLLKSGYKTNVIPGTAEAHIDVRTLPGKHDEVMRIIKELAGEHVDVEPISIGPSLETAFNGDLVDGMIAALGAEDPGAPVLPYTLSGGTDNKALSRLGITGYGFAPLRLPKELNFTSMFHGVDERVPVDSLVFGTKVLHRLLSAQ